The DNA sequence TCCATAATTTACTGCAGATCTAGATTCTGACTACAACATAGTCATCATTCATGCATTATCAGAAGAGTTGTGTGGATACCAACTTGTCAGAACATAAACTTGTGACAAATGACACtatccagaaggagattttcactctgcagcggagtgcgcgctgatatgaaacttcctggcagattaaaactgtgtgccggaccgagacacttgcctgcaaaaggcaaaggtcccgagttcgagtctcggtccggcacacagttttaatctgccaggaagtttcaaatgacaCTATCCTTTACATGGCAGAAACAACATGCCACATGTTGTTTCTAGTATGTAAATGCTGGTGTTAGTTGTCACAAGTTTATGGTCTGACACGTTGGAAAATGTGTGGCTCTACTGGTAATGAACTAACGATGCCTACATTACAGTCAAAATCTGGATATGCAGTAAATTATGGATTTTAGTGACTGATTGCTGACTGTAGAAAcaacagtttttgtgactgattgcTGTCCTCCTTTAAATTTGAATATTCAATACATGTAGGCTTCCAATGGATTCTAATTTAGCTAATTATACAAAATCATCTTAGCAGAAAATATGGGggcatgctgaccatttacatgatttcataagattcacacacacacacacacacacacacacacacacacacacacacacacacacacacacacacaccatactacTACAGTacacattctgaaattcctctgtggagtaggagttgtcaagcagatatgacttgatttgaagttaattttattattgaCTAAATTCTTTAAATCACTCAGTAAGTGACCGAAGATTGTTATGGTTGAATACCTCAGTCGTTTCTGATAGACACTGGTGCAAGTGTAACATACCAAGGAGCATTGTAGTAAGAGTATGATACTGAGACAGGGGTCAAACCAGGAGATGGATCATCACCAGAGTTGGTTGATTTAGCACTGGATGAAGCGGTCAGACAGTGAAAAGTAACAAACAACAAAATggacataaaaaataattaaaacaattgTAGAGTGTTGGGGGTTAAGCCAGAAGGACAACAGTACAGACAAATAGTGAACTACCTTGTCGTTAAAGACAATGTAGTCATAGGAACCAAAAGAACAAGTCAACAACCTGAGCAAAACATCAATAATAGTATGACTAAGaaacacctacagcacaaaaaagacactgaataCCACTGTGGGCTGAAATACACCAAGGCGCTGTAGAAAAGGAGAATCATTTGGATAACTGAGAGaatttataaaaagaaataacAGAATTACTGATGAAGAaaagagaggatgaagaagatgagAATGACAGACAGTTGACCAGAGAAGTTTTATTATAAAAGCAATGAACCAGTGAATTCCAAACTTTGATATGATAAGGCAATGCCAGGTGGATATGTTGGAGAGTAAATAGAAAAAAGAAGCAACAAAAATCTTTAAAGAGGTAATGTGCCCAAAAACAAATGGTAAAAAATGGGAGCAATCGATGCAAATGTTGAAACATAAGCACTGTTGAAATTTTGCATGCAGAGCATTTTAAAACATCACTAACAAACTTTGGGGAATGATGGCTCACACACAGTGAATCATTTAGTGTCAAGAAACATATTATATTTAATCTGTAATTTATGAATTATGTGTGTGAGGTATCTGAAAGGTTCTGAGAATGAATAAAAACAAGTTCACacaaattatattttattaaaGATATTGCCAAATAAATTTATAAAGAAGTGTTTGAACAATTTTCCTTAAagctcattatacactcctggaaatggaaaaaaagaacacattgacactggtgtgtcagacccaccatacttgctccggacactgcgagagggctgtacaagcaatgatcacacgcacggcacagcggacacaccaggaaccgcggtgttggccgtcgaatggcgctagctgcgcagcatttgtgcaccgccgccgtcagtgtcagccagtttgccgtggcatacggagctccatcgcagtctttaacactggtagcatgccgcgacagcgtggacgtgaaccttatgtgcagttgacggactttgagcgagggcgtgtagtgggcatgcgggaggccgggtggacgtaccgccgaattgctcaacacgtggggcgtgaggtctccacagtacatcgatgttgtcgccagtggtcggcggaaggcgcacgtgcccgtcgacctgggaccggaccacagcgacgcacggatgcacgccaagaccgtaggatcctacgcagtgccataggggaccgcaccgccacttcccagcaaattagggacactgttgctcctggggtatcggcgaggaccattcgcaaccgtctccatgaagctgggctacggtcccgcacaccgttaggccgtcttccgctcacgccccaacatcgtgcagcctgcctccagtggtgtcgcgacaggcgtgaatggagggacgaatggagacgtgtcgtcttcagcgatgagagtcgcttctgccttggtgccaatgatggtcgtatgtgtgtttggcgccgtgcaggtgagcgccacaatcaggactgcatacgaccaaggcacacagggccaacacccggcatcatggtgtggggagcgatctcctacactggccgtacaccactggtgatcgtcgaggggacactgaatagtgcacggtacatccaaaccgtcatcgaacccatcgttctaccattcctagaccggcaagggaacttgctgttccaacaggacaatgcacgtccgcctgtatcccgtgccacccaacgtgctctagaaggtgtaagtcaactaccgtggccagcaagatctccggatctgtcccccattgagcatgtttgggactggatgaagcgtcgtctcacgcggtctgcacgtccagcacgaacgctggtccaactgaggcgccaggtggaaatggcatggcaagccgttccacaggactacatccagcatctctacgatcgtctccatgggagaatagcagcctgcattgctgcgaaaggtggatatacactgtactagtgccgacattgtgcatgctctgttgcctgtgtctatgtgcctgtggttctgtcactgtgatcatgtgatgtatctgaccccaggaatgtgtcaataaagtttccccttcctgggacaatgaattcacggtgttcttatttcaatttccaggagtgtacatggtcaTCTGAAAAGTCtcagaaaatgaaggaaaaaactGTTATGAACAAAATACCTTTACTTGTctccaaagtaatcaccattaggtACAATATACTTCCAATGTTGACTGTAAAGCTATTGGAAACTCTCAGCAAATGCTCCTtatggaattgctcaaagcaccatgGTCACATGTTGTTGGATACCTGCATCAttacaggagatgggacctgttGCTACCAATATGATCCAGAGACTAAGCAACAGTCAGTGGCATAGTATTCATCATCTTCTCCATGTTCCTCAGGGAGCAATGCATGAAGGATCAAGCCCTTGCTGTCAAAAAACGTAACCAACATCATCTTAATATTGGATTTTGTCAGTCAACTTTTTTGGGAGGTGGGGAAGACCATGAACAACATTTCATTGACTGTCATTTGGTCTCTGTATCATATTGGTAGCACCAGTTCTCATCTCTTGTACTGATGAGGATATCTAACAACACATGACACTTCCATAAGAGGTATTTGCTGACATTTTCTAACAGCTTtacaactggtgtcagaagtgTGTTATAGCTGATGATGATAACTTTGGATGCCAGTAAACGTATTCTGCTTTCTTTATTTTATGAGACAACTCACTGCACTTTTCAGATGGACATTGTAAGCTCTATAGGTTTTACTCCAATTACTATCCGACTCAGCCAAGCATGACAGGATACTGTTTCCTATTATGAAACTATATCAAACTGATTTGGGCAAACTAGTCCACTCTGGTGACAACTGAAGTAATGTTCATAATTTTCTTGACATGTTCCCAAAAAATGTAAATCAGGGAAATATGCCAGCTATTCAACAGCTCTTcctcaacctctcctgtgttcccAAAAGTAAACAGTTATCTGCACTGATGAATTCAGCACTGAAATGTGTTGGGGCTTCATCATGCTGTGGAGAACCTACAGCTAACAGTGCTAGgcacactatttatttaagtatGCAGAACTGGTGGTAAGCTGCTCCAGTTACACATGCTGGCAGAAGACCAGATATTAGAAGGTAATTAGTAACCATTCTAACTTAAATTTTCACAGAAAACCTTTGATAATGAGATGTAACAGGAACTGAAAGTCAGTGCCCAGAGTCCCAAAAATGACTATTATGACTGTTAAAATGAGTGGTACATGTAATACtgatatcatctgcaaataacaggTGTCATTGAAGACAGAATCACTGACATTTTCATGAAGAAATCATTTCACAAATTCAGTATGAGATATAAAATTAGATAGTGTTGATGCCTGCACCTTCTGAGGGTGGTACATGAGTGTGTAGTATTCTGCTATAGCCTCCAAACAGATAACTGTCTTGTGCCCTTAGCATGTCTCACAGCATGCTTACTGATTGAATGTGTGACACGCTACTTCCCTATCATGGCATCACAAAAATTTTGTGTTCTCACATGATACCTTTCACTAACAACATGGTAAGGGCGAAGAGTTCTTATTTTTTAAGTATTAAGTGCACCAAAGGTACATTGATGAGATTGTCATGGAAATTAATGTTCATAGAGTCAATAAGCATACCTTTCAGTTCTTCCTACCTCACAGTGATGTATAATAGTGTGAGTGAGGCCGAGCAGTTAATAATCCATGGTGCATCCAAAAACTCACACATAAATATCAACTACTAGTAAGTCATCCTTAAGTTTCAGAAGCTAAACAATTAACTAATTGTGAGTTGACTACAGTATACTGGATAGTACCATAAACAATGCATTCCACTCATGTACCTGTcacaaatgaattaaaatgtgtATATCCCTAACAAGAAGATATTGACCTTTCAGATCATTATTGTCAGATAATAAAGCTAAAGACTGGCTTGGTAGAATGTGCAAAACTGTGAGCCAACAAATGGCTGTTCTCAGAATGTAAGATACATACTTTTTCTTGGACACTGGAAAATCAAACCTGGGATTAACTGTGTACAGAAAACAATGTAGGAGCTAAATTCTCTAAATTTTGCACATTGTTTAAATCAATTTTTGATGGCACATTTCCAAAAGTAGCCATTTCTACAGCAGCAGCTGAGGAAAATACATGGATAACTGCAGGTATTAGAAATTTCTCCAAGACACAAAAATTTCTCATTTATTTGCAAAAGCACTACAGTAATACATAGTTTCTAGATTACTTTAactggtataaaaaatatgtgtgtgtgggatgggggccgggggggggggggggggggggagggtactgattgctgcaaaaaaatgttcaatggCAAAAtaatatacactgccagaaaaaattgcaacaccaagaaggagttgtatgaCACAAACACAAGTTGGTAGGTTacctgaaaggtgatgtctattcaaatgtCTTGCCAGTCACATAAAAGTGGTGCTAATAGTACCACTATGAGCATGAAGATCAGGTTTTCTTtaatacacactgtaacagtcatgagtgttagttaactttgagactggaagtggtgagctgatgttagtcaagaatgcctttaaggcaacaaagatccCACTATCAGCACCTCAGTAagtttgaacaaggtcatgtaatagggctacgagaagacaGATGTTTCTTCTAtgctattgcagaaagacttggctggaatgtagccactaAACATAATTGCTGGCAGCCAtggtcatgagaatgtatggttgcaagaagGCCAGGCCCCAAACAGCCACATAACACTACTGAGAGGAACAACCACTGCATTTGGTATGGCTCTAGTGCATCATGCTGCATCtcgagcagcaatttgagcagcagttggcaccacagtggcacaatgaACTCTTACAAATTGGTGATTTCAAGGAAGGCTCTGAACGCGACACCCTGTAGTGTGcatccattgaccccaaaccaccgtcatttgtcaCTTAagtggtgtcaaccgagagctcattggagggcagggtggaggtctgttgtattttctgcctcagtgccagtgatgatgttgattagaaggagaccagatgagggcctgcaaacaatctgtttgcatgctagacacactggaccaacacctggaatattggtctggggtgtgattttgtaCAAGagaaggagcactctcatggttatgctatgcaccatgactgcaaatttgtatgtcagtctgctgATTAGACCTGTTGTACTGTTGTTCATGATCGGGATCTCAGGggatgtttcccaacaggataacactcacccacatactgctgttgtacccCAACTtgttctacagagtgttgacatgttgccttggccttcttgATCACTGAACCTGTCTCCAATTgaggacatatgggacatcatcagataacaactccaacatcatccacaaacagaattaaccaTCTCTCTATTGACTGGCCAGGAGCAACAAGGatggaaccccatcccacaaactgatgtccagcacctgtaaaacacaatgcatgcatgtttgcacgcttccattcaacattttgtggttacaccagttattagtgtaccagcatttgacatttgcaatggcttatctggcacttacattaacctgtgatcttgcaatgttaatcacttaagtatgttacctagacaaatttgttcctgaaatttcattactctgcattaactattttttggtgttgtgattttttccatcaTTGCATAACACAGTAAAGAAACGAATAGTAGTGTGAGATGTAATAAAACAACAAACTGTCAGACACAGGTATAATTACATACAAATCAAAGATGGGGGTAGAATAATAGAAAGTCCTCAGCAATtagcaaattttgtaaatgattatttcCCTGTATTGTTAAGAAGATCCAGCAAAAGCACGTGCAGTACCCACAATGATTTCCACAGTAAGTACAATCATGATATCCCAAAACAGCCCCAAAAGTCAGGAagacaatacaaaaattaaaaaataagaagccAGCAGCCATAGATGAGGTTCCCATTTCTGTGCTGAATGCATGCATAGATAGCAAACAAGCCCCattaacaaatgtaataaatgaGACCTTTAGTTCACGTATTTTTCCACATTATGTGAAGCATGCACGAGTTGTGCCCGTACTAAAGAAGCATAAAGCAGAAAGCATTCAAACCTACAGGCCAGTTCCATTTCTGTCTTCACTCTCAAAAGGAATTGAATTAATCATGAAAGAAATAATAGTGAGTTACATGAATAAAAACAACCATTTTAACGAAGcatagtttggtttccaaagtgggtGAGATACAATTTTGGACATTAAAGAGTTCAAAAATTGGTACTTGAAGGATGGCTGTGTTACAGACATATTCTCACATATATCCAATGCTTTTGACGCTGTGGACTATAAAATACCGCTAAACAAACTGGGTATAAGAGGGACAGAGAATGAGTGGTTTCAGACTTATCCAGGGAACATGGTGCAAAAGATACAGTTAGTTCACACATCTGATGATGATAAATTTTAAGTGAAACAACTGTCAGACAAGAAACATATAAATATAGGTATGAGACATGGGGAAAAAGTTCTCTTTGCTGAAGACAGTAACTTCATAGTCACTGATAGAACACCAGAACTCCTAGTAGAGAAAGCAAATAAAATCCTCAAGGATGTTTAAGACTGggcagtagttaataaattaatgtTGAACATTAAGGAAAATAGTATGCACTTCAGCATGAAGAGATGAAACAACTGTCATGTTAGGcatagatagttcaaatggctctaagcactatgggacttaacatctgaggtcatcagtctcctagacttaaaactacataaacctaactaacctaagaacatcacacacatccatgcccgaggcaggatttgaacctgagaccgtagcagcagcgcggttccggactgaagtgcctagagctgctcagccacagtggccagcaGGCATAGATTGTttaacaaacacaaattttttaaGGGATGAACAATGACTGTCAGCTGACATGAAATGAAGATACTGACAAAAATAATGCCATCAGTATGTTATGCTCTTAGGGTTTTAGCATCAGTTTGTAGCAGCCAATGTCTTTTCATGACATACAATGCCTAGGTGCACTCAATTTTTAGCCATGGAATTCTTTTCTGGGGTTCAAAGGCACAGTTTTTAACAGCAGGAAAGGCTTGTAAGACTAATACACAGGAGTGGCAGTCAGGTTTGTTGTAATGAGCTATTTACAAAATTGGACATCCTTACTGCACCAAGTGAGTACATCTACCAATATGAGGTGAATATCAGGGAAAACATTACTAGGTATTTCATTAATAGTTCTGTACATAAACATGGGACAAGAGCATGTTTAGACTTATATTTAAcaaggaaaaaaacaaacaaaaacttaaaaaaatgtatcagggactaaaattatataataattgtgaaacgaaatgaaaatgtttactttaaaatttaaataaaataaaataaaaaaaaggaatggttcaaatagctctgagcactatgggacttctgaagtcatcagtcccctagaacttagaactacttaaacctaactaacctaaggacatcacacacatccatacccgaggcaggattcgaacctgcgaccgtattggtctcgcggttccagactgtagcgcctagtaccgctcggccaccccggccggcttacttttTAAAAATGCAGCTGAAACATTCTTCATAAGTAATACATACtacacaattaaagattacttagaggATTCAGAGCAGGGGCTAGTAACAAAAGGGGATAACTATAACACCCTGTTCCACTTCAATACATGGTCACGGGTTACTGCTCTCACAAGGAAATTATGTGTCAAGACGTATAATGCATGATATTAATGTCATGTCTTTCtcctgagttcaacatctcactcttCATGGGGGGATGCCAATTCTGTTTTCCAGCTCGACTATATGTGGGCATGGAGTCAGCTCTGAACAGACTGGTGTCTGTGCAAGGAGCACAGCAGCATGTTCACAGTCAATGAGTCACCAGTGGGTGTCCTCAGTGTGTGCAGGGATGAAAGATGAAATTATGTTTTATAGTATGAGTTACCTGAAGCAAATTATGTGTAAATAAAGGAACTTTGTACAATAGGGACCAAGCACGTGAGGCAGTGGAGCTATTAAAAACAATGACCTCATATTCTATAGGATGGAGTTGCTCTGATCtagattttccatggttttccaAAACCAATTAGGCAGATGCTGAGATTGATACTCGATCAAGGTCATGGCCCGACCACCTGTGCTACATTCATAAAGTATATTACGTATTCTATGTATTGTATATTTTGAGCTATTGATTTGCACTGTATTGCCTTGGCAGTTCCTATATGATTATGAGATGATCCTTTGATGGataaagataaatgaaataaatggtGAAAGATTGCAGCCCTAGTACTACTTCACATGTAAATAAACTGAATCCATTGTAACTGACAATGGAGTAGTAGCCATAATTAACACTGGCTTGGAATTAGGAACTTCTTTCTTCTAcatggtgacagttattgaactatacaaaataaaatcatcataacttctgaacagtttgcattaggatgttcaaactgcatgggTGGCTGCAAGGCATGATGAGAATCAGCATGCacattatggtttggtttagtgaggaagcccactttcatttggatgggtgtgTCAATAAGTAGAAttgtgcatttgggggactgaaaatctgcatttcacaatcaagaagtctcttcaccctcagcaggtgactgtgtggtgtgcaatgtccaatcatgAAACAAtcgtgtgatattccttgatggcacggtgactaccgaacagtacgtgaaggttttggaagattatttcagccccattaaccaaagtgaccctgatttcgacaaggtgtggttcatgcaagatggagctggaCCCtgtcaaagcaggagagtgtttgatgtcctgtaggATCACTTTGGGGACCGTGTTCTGGCTCTGGGGCACACAGAGGCCACTGCATGGCATGGGCCTCAACTGGTCACCATAGTCTCcttatctgaacacatgtgactcctttttgtggggctatattaaagacaaggtgtacagaaataaccccaaaaccactgctgacctgaaaacagccattcagcaggtcatcgacagcatcaatgttgcaacacttcagtgggtcacgcagaatttcactattcatctgtgccacattatcaaaaatgatgacaggcatatcaaaCACATCATAacataaatctgaatatctgtagtggcatttatatgtttaataaactgtgtgcacaccatagtttgtaactaatttatttttcttttcatataaTTGAATAATTGTCACTCTTTAAATTATCCTACTGCATCTTAAACACTGTGTTCCATCACTCAGTTCTTATAAAGATAATTAAATATGCTACATTCTATGAACAGATAAGGAAATTGCATGAGGGAATTATGTAAGAGAACAATAGTAAACCAAAAACGGTGTGTGTTTGTTCATCAAGAGCAAGAgttacattatatttatttatttatttgtcaataTAAGTATCTTTTCCAGTACATTACTTTACACACAATATTGGTCAAAAATGTGTTTATCTGTTCATTTTACAACTTACAAGTATGCtattaaaattttaatatgaaTTACAGCTGTATATTGAATAATTACAAATTGGAGTACATACTGTACACTTACAAGTTgtttctaaaattaaaaatattaattatggTACATGCCTTCATGCATGAGATTCAGAGAGATTGAGTAAAACCATTTTTGCAGTTGGCATGATGTCACTGATTTTTATGCAGTTCAGAAAAAGCTTTTCATATGTCTGGATAATTATTGTATAGTTTTGTTCATCCATGTTATTTACACCTTTATAGCATAATGTTATGTTATAATGACTAACATGTATGTCACTCTTTGAACAGGTGCTGTAATCATGAACAATTTTGTTTTGAGTATAAAATGTGACATGTAATCAATTCTGTGGATGTGTAAATTGAATGATGAAAAGGTCGGGCAGATGGACAAGCAAGATCAGACAGACAAGCAAGATTCGATACAAGAAATAAAGAGACGTGTTGTGCTTGATGTAGTATGTGTGAGTAGTAATGAAACCATCAATTTGCTTTCATGTGAATAACACATGTTTAAACATTATATGTATTGGAGAAAAATGTAGCACAGTGCAAGAGTAAGATTGCAATCATTATATGtgataagaaatttaatttttcgaTTTATCACAGAGCCATCCATTGAAAATTATGATAATACCAGTATATTTTGCATTCATTTAATTTGAGTGATCAGTATGATAATTAGACAAAACTTCTAGTAACCTACTACACAGCAATGTGAAAGTGGATATGATTTGTGGTGGAAATGTATCTGAAAGAAAGATGCAGCAAGACAGGTAAAAAAATTTTCGCCTGAATGAGGCAGAAAAGGGCTTCTCTCTGTGACAAAATTATTAGATAATTACTGGACAAGCAAGGGGAAAATAGTTTAACTCAGAGCACACACTAATGATAGTGAGAACGCAAACGATCCAAAAATTTCGCAGTAGATACTAACTGATTGGGATCAATGGTAACTGAGTCTACGCGTTGCCTGTTTCGCATTAAAGGCGAGAAAAGGGGACAGCATAAAAAATAGCTCAGTTTGAGGAATGACAGTGTCTTCTGGTCTCCGTTTCATCTGCTTCAATACATCCGCTTAGTAAGTAGCGAAAAAAGATCTCTGCGTCGAAGTTAAATCCAAAGTATCAAAATTGGAGCGGACTTTTATATCGAGAAGAGAACAAATTTATACGATACAATCGCTAGAAATAATCCATGGGTCACGATTGTCTCAATTCAATAAACATTTGCTGCCTGTCATCTGAAACTACTTGAGTAATATAGTCTGCTGTTCTAATTCCGAGCACAGGTGTGAGGATTTAGCTAAAGTGAGCACATACACAAACACTGTTGTGGTGGGTGCGTCAGACGCCGTGCTGAGGCAGTGCAACAACTGGAAGCGTTATCGCGAAACATTTGCGCAAGCGAATTTCAAGTTTGTTTGTACCTGATAACTGGATCTTCTTTTTCATCTCAGCAATTTTCCTGCTAATAACTGCCAAGTCTTTCTCGTTGTTTTTACTGAAAAGCGGCATACTTCCCAATACAATTTCACTCGAGTCGTAGCAAAGCGTGGGACGAAACCATGGCAACGCATCGTAGTACACAACAGGGACAGCGAACGGGAAGCCTGAGTGTACGTTTACACTGCCTGCGACGCGAGGCATAATGGCCAAAGCGATGCAATGCGATGGAGTGTTCACATTGCACACGATACAGAGCGCGCGCGCACGCGATCTGGCCAGCAATTGACCAGTCTCGGCACGATGTCGTTTTTCCTCGACccagtaaattcttttttattagaaaacagtgCTCTGAGAATTCAACGCAGTCGTGAATGGGTGCATGAAATCAACAAGCAGAGGAGGGATttaggagaatttcatcatttgtacagtgacttgagaaaagatgaggataaattttggaattatttcagaatgagtacacagacatttgattatatagtgtcgtctgtttcaaatagattacagaagcaaaacacaaatttcagaatggctATTACCCCTGAAGAGAAAGTTATGATCACCATCAGGTAAGTACACAATATTAATTTTACAGcaatcattttattatgaaaaatttacaaattgtgatagattcaaactttctttttaataaattttgacgtagttgacaatgagaagcaaaatacatcacagttcactcacttaagtatcaaagttttcagaatcttggtggcttgaaataacaatgtcatcaggttgaatttcagaaatgactatttCATTTTGCGGTTTTCCAGCAATTACGATTTCAACTGGACTTTCAGGTGCATACGGTGGcatcaacgaatgtgcagtggaagtggttgattgatccaattcttccaaaagaacctgctgaatttttatcctggctctcaactgagctgctggtgatagttttcgcattgctggcagcaaactcactacaaaatgatagctgtcatcttgcgtttctgatttcgacatttgttgctcaattagcttcaacttttgcttctctatatttaacaactcagagtttgtcgatttcttggatctcttgttttggtttgtgtgtagggtgggtgagggaggagGCATCGAAACGCTACCCTCTGAACTTACAGACAGTCTTGAAGACCTGGCTTGGTTGGTTTCATCAGgtgaaacactctctctctctgtaagaGCTGATgaaaatggtacgtcgtcgtgtgcgtcgtcgtgttgcgatgctgttctttcactgtgatgaacattagTCTTCGTCTTCCGTGGCGTCATTATGTCAGTCAGGAAGGTCATTAGATTGTACCACGGCCAATTGGATTGGAAAG is a window from the Schistocerca americana isolate TAMUIC-IGC-003095 chromosome X, iqSchAmer2.1, whole genome shotgun sequence genome containing:
- the LOC124555823 gene encoding uncharacterized protein LOC124555823, with the translated sequence MDVERLINNVRERPVLWNQKNKYYHNRDFIRQAWNEIAEDCGTDSEVLKNKWKNLRDTFRSELKKTRAERSGDEGGMPPFQSNWPWYNLMTFLTDIMTPRKTKTNVHHSERTASQHDDAHDDVPFSSALTERESVSPDETNQARSSRLSVSSEGSVSMPPPSPTLHTNQNKRSKKSTNSELLNIEKQKLKLIEQQMSKSETQDDSYHFVVSLLPAMRKLSPAAQLRARIKIQQVLLEELDQSTTSTAHSLMPPYAPESPVEIVIAGKPQNEIVISEIQPDDIVISSHQDSENFDT